The DNA region AACCAATGATTTGGATGGATGTACTCGATATTCCAACGGTTTATATGCTTGGCGGTACATTCTTTGAATCATATCCAGATAAAATTCAACTGCCGGAAGTACCTGATAACTATACAGCACAGCGCTATGAGGGCGGTATGGTTCGTCCGATTTCTGATCGTCATCCAAAAACAGCGCCACTAGGTGCTTATAAATGGAATCAAACATTGAGAGCCATTGAGGGATTATCCCGTTTTGAGCCAGACCCATACGATGGCTATGCCGTTGAGTTTATCAATCCATCGACAGGCCAAACGGCAAATCCGAATATTGGCGCTTGGATACAAAAGCTGCCAGAAGGATACCATTCGAAGGCCCACCGCCATACACATTCAACGATTTATCAAGTATTTAAAGGATCTGGTTACAGCATTATAAACGGTGTTCGTTTTGATTGGTCAAAAGGCGATTACTTTATTATTCCGAACTGGGCCGTGCATGAGCATGTAGCGTTAGAGGAAACCTACTTTTTCTCTGTCAACGATCTTCCGATTATGGAAAAATTCGAGCTTGAACGCGAACAAGCATATGAAAGCAATAACGGTTATCAGGAAACGAAAAAGGAATTTAAACCAGTATTGGTTTAAGCATTTTTCACGAGGAGGGTGACTTAATTGGGTAATCAAGAAAAGGAAATACTAGTTATTGGCGGCGGAATCGGGGGACTAGCAACTGCCCTTGGAGCAGCTGAGGTTGGTCAAAAAACCATGGTGCTTGAATCTGCGCCTCAATTTGGAGAAATTGGCGCAGGTATTCAGATGGGACCAAATGCAATGGCCGTGCTTGACCGGTTCGGACTTGCTGACGAAATTGAAAAATACGCTGTTTTTCCAAAACGGCTTGTATTAAAGGATGTTTATACCGCAAAGGAATTGTCTGTTTTAGATTTAGGCGATGAATTTAAAGCAAAGTATGGTTATCCATACATTGTCTTGCATCGCTCGGATTTACATCGAGTCTTGTTAGAAGCATGTGAAAAAAATCCATCTATCACTCTAGTAAACAACCAGTTTGTCGAAACGGTAGTAGAGAGTGAGAACGGTGTGACGGTTACAAATAGTAATGGAGAACAATTTACGGGGAAAGCCGTTATCGGAGCAGATGGTCTTCGGTCAAAAACGCGTAAATATTTTTCTGATGATCAGCCAATCTGTTCTCACTATGTAGCATACCGCGGCACGATTCATATTTCTGAAATTAGTTCAGATGCAAATATGGATGACGTGATTATGTGGATTGGACCGAATCTTCATGTCGTTCAATATCCTGTCCGCCGGGGTGAATTGTATAACCAAGTCGTTGTCTTCAAAAGCAATAATTATAAGGAAGATTCTGATGACTGGGGAACTCCTGAAGAAATGGATCAAGTGTTTGAAGGTTGTCACCCGCTTGTTGAAACCGCCTTATCCTTCATTCAGCGCCAAATTCGCTGGCCAATGTATGATCGTGAACCGATTGCGAACTGGACAAAGGGAAATATTACGCTTCTAGGTGATGCCGCACATCCAATGCTTCAATACTTGGCCCAGGGTGGTTGTCAAGCATTAGAGGATGCTTCTTATCTAGCAGATATGCTTAAAGAACATGGGGAGAACTTTCATCAGGCATTTCTAGCTTACCAAGAGGAAAGAATCCCGCGTACGGCAAGGGTTCAAAGAAGTGCCCGTACTTGGGGCGGAATTATTCACGCCACAGATCCAATTTCCATTTTGCTCCGAAATACACTTCTAGAGAAAAAAGAAGCGAAGGAATTCGAAATGATCGACTGGCTCTATGGCTATAAAAAGCATCTGGAAAAAGTTAATAGTTAATTAAAAAGGTCAATGTGATAGTTATTGTTGATTTTATAACCAAGTTGATTGGAGCGTAGGGCACAAGACTCATGTGGGAGTACGGGGCTGGGGAGACCCCGCTTATCTCTAGCGCCGAGGAGGCTCCCCGGCACGCCCGCGGAAAGCGAAGTGCCTGGAGCGGAAATCAACAGCCAGTTTTAAAACTTAGCGACGTCCGTCTTTGGTATAACAATATAACAATATCACATTCACAAACTCATAGTTTTCCACGCCTCTAAGGTGAGGAACGATCTAAAGGATAGGAGGTTTTACCATGCTAGACAATTTACACAATAAAAATACCAGTGTTGCTCGTACGGTTCTTGGACTAGTGCCAGCAGATGAATTAGGTGTTGTACTTATTCATGAATCACTTCTTTCTGTCGTGCCTGGCGCGGAATATGCGCCTGAAATAAATATGGACAAAAGTGAGATTTTTGACATTTTAAAAAGAAAGCTAACGGAGTTTCGTCGAGTTGGCGGCAAGACGATAGTTGATCGCAGTGGAATGTTTCATGGCCGTGATGTAAAACTTTACGAAACACTTTCTAAAACAACAGGTGTCCATATCGTTGCATCAACTGGTTTAGGACCAGAGCCGATGTTAAGCGGGTACTTTATTACCCCGCAAAAAAACCCGCCTACACCTTGGTCTGCAGAACAATTTGCTAATTTGTTCGCAAAAGAGGTGACAGAAGGAATCGTTGTACCACGAATTGAACGTTCAGGTCTAGCTGGCATAGTGACGTCAATCGCAAGTCAAAGTGGAATTACCGAAAAAGAAACGAATCTTTACCGAGGTTCAGCACAAGCGGCTCTCGCAACTGGTGTCCCTGTATCAGTTCAATACGGCGAAGATGCTGTTAATGATCTAGAAATTTTATTAGCTGAAGGCATTGAACCAAGCCGTGTCATCATCGGCGGCCTTGACCGTCTTGATGCGGCCCGCCGCGGGGAAGCATTTGCTGTTGCCCGTCGTGGTGCCATGGTGGCATTAGATCATGTTGGCTGGGCTACATCGGAAGGCTATGTGAACGATGAACAGCGTGTTCTATTAATTATCGAACTATTAAATGAAGGTCTTGGCGATTCTCTACTCATTTCAACGAATGCGGTGGGTGTTGCCAAAGGTCATCAAGCAAAGGACATTAGCTATGATTATTTGCTGAAAACCTTCGTACCGCTTTTACAGAAAGCAGGCGTGACGGACGAACAAGTTCGCACTTTATTAGAAGTTAACCCGCAACGTGTACTAACTGTTGGAACAGCAGTAGGAGCGGAAAAAGAGTCCGTTGGGATAGCAAAGAAAAACTAAACGTAAGGAGTGAATAAATAAATGGGTAAGGTAAATACGGTTTTAGGCCCAATCCCGACAGAAGATTTAGGGATTATTGCAGTGCACGAGCATATTGGGTTCGGTCTACCGGGATGTGATCTTGATACACAATGGTGGAAAAAACCTGAAGAAGCATTTGAAGTGACAATAGAAAAGCTGCGTCGCTTCCGTGAGCACGGCGGTAAAACCTTCGTAGATTGTACAGGAATCGGAAACGGACGCGATGTTGAATATTTTCAGGTACTTTCACGCAGAACCGGTGTTCATATCATTGCTGTTACAGGATTTGTAGCAGGTGACTCAGCACTTCCGTATTTCCGTGACAAATCAGTCGAGTATCTGATGGATTTATTCATCCATGAAATTACGGTTGGTATTGACGGGACGGGCGCTAAAGCAGGTGCTATCAAAGTGGGTGTAAGCCGCGGTGGCAAGCTTAGCGAGTTGGATAAACGGATTTATCGTGCGGCAGCACGAGCAGCATTAAAAACAGGTGTTCCAATCATTACCCATTTATGCGTAGATGCCCAAACAGCCATTGCCATTTTCGATGAAGAAGGCTTATCACTTGACCGCGTCCTTATGGGTCATGCGGATGATGGTGGGTATCTGGATGAAGAACGTGATAATTTGATTGCCAAACACGGTGGCTGGGTTGGCTTCGATACAATCGGCTATGACAGTGAGATGGAAGGCGCACCCTATTGGTCACGTCCTCGCCAAGATCGGGTGGATCATTTCCTCCGTTTCCTTGATAAAGGTTTTGTAGATACCGCACTTATTTCTGCAGATGCCAACTGCTGTGCACTTGGCTGGCCTGGATTAAAAGGACATTCAGTCAACTACTTATTCGAAGAATTCTTACCGGATCTGCGTAAAGCAGGAGTCAGTGAAGAAGTAATTGAGCAACTTTTAGTACACAATCCTACGAGATTTTTAACCATGCAAGAACCGCAAGATCTCAAACCTTTGTTAGGAAGTACGATGCAAGAATCTCGTTAATAGGTAAAAACGAATAGCGTTTTCTACGGGAGGTTACTATTGATGACGATAAAAGGAAGGGCCTTTATTGCAGGGGCGTTCGAGCATCCAACACGTAAAGCTCCAGATAAATCTGTTGCTGCTTTACATGCCGAATGTGCAAAAGGTGCATTAGAAGATGCAGGACTATCACTAGCAGATGTTGATGGTTATTTCTGTGCTGGGGATGCTCCTGGTGGTGTGCTGTCAATGGTCGATTATTTAGGCATTAATGTACGGCATTTTGATGGGACAGACATTGGTGGTTCCTCGTACATTGCCCATGTTTCACATGCGGCACAGGCAATCGCAGCAGGTAAATGCAATGTTGCGTTAATAACAATGGCAGGCCGTCCGCGCTCAGAAGGCAGAAGTGGTGTGAAACAGAAGTTAGTTGGTGCAAATGTTCCGGATACACCGTTTGAACTCCCATTTGGACCAACAGCTGTGAACGAATATGCCATGGCTACGATGCGACATATGCATGAATACGGCACGACTAGCGAGCAATTAGCGTGGGTCAAGGTGGCAGCAACGCATCATGCACAATACAATCCCAATGCCATGCTCCGCGATTTAGTAACTGTGGAAGACGTGCTTACTTCCCCGATGATTGCTGATCCCTTACACCGATTGGATTGCTGTGTTGTAAGTGATGGCGGCGGTGCATTAGTAGTAGTTAGTCCTGAGATTGCCAAAAGTCTGAAACGTCCACTTGTCCGAGTGGTGGGCGCAGGCGAAGCGCCGAAAGGATTACTTGGCGGCAAAACCGACCTGACGTATTCAGGCGCTATTTGGTCAGGGCCAAGAGCCTTTAAGGAGGCTGGGGTTACACCTCAAGATATTAAATATGCGTCCATTTATGATAGCTTCACCATTACGGTGCTGATGCAGCTGGAAGATCTAGGATTTTGTAAAAAGGGTGAGGGCGGCAGGTTTGTCGCTGATGGGAACCTGATTTCAGGTATTGGCAAGCTACCGATTAATACAGACGGCGGCGGGTTGAATAACAATCATCCAGCAAGTCGAGGCGGCATCGTAAAAGTAATCGAGGCTGTTCGCCAGCTACGCGGCGAGGCACACCCGCAAGTCCAGGTGGAAAATTGTGATCTCGCGTTAGCTCACGGTACGGGTGGTGGACTAGCAAGCCGTCACGGCAGTAGCACACTTATTATGGAGAGGGTGTAAAGAATGGGAACTACCTATCAAGATAGAATGATGACGGTCCCTGAGATTCATCCAGAACATAAAGAATATTGGGATGCTGCGGCAGAAGGAAGACTCCTTATCAAACAGTGTGATTCTTGTCGAGAGTATCACTATTACCCGCGGGTGTTATGCCCATTTTGTAGCAGTGACAAAACAAGTTGGGTAGAAGCCATCGGCACGGGCAGTATTTACACCTATAGTGTGATGCGGAGAGGCGTCCCATATGCCATCGCCTTCGTTGAACTCGATGAAGGTCCCAGAATGATGACCAATATCGTCGACTGTGATCTCGATACAGTGCACATTAATCAAAAGGTAAAAGTGGCCTTCAAGCAAAGCGGCGACCAAGATCATCCAGGTCCGTTTATACCATGCTTTACTCCTATTAAAGGTTATTAAGCACAAATTAATAGTTTGATAAATTTTAACATACTTAGAATTACTCAAAGAGAGGAGCGAATAATATGAGAATCATTAAGAACGTACGCATTCCAATGCGTGATGGCGTACATATCGCTGCGGATATCTACCTTCCAGACGGAGCAGAAAAAATCCCAGCGTTGCTTGCGATTAGTCCGTATGGGAAGGAACTGCAAGCACAAGCGCTAACACTGCCGCCGCAAGCGCGACCAAGCCATCTGTGGAATGGTGCGATTGAAGCTGGCGATATCCGTGCCGTTGTTGAACATGGCTATGCGCATATTATCGCGGACGTACGCGGTACAGGTCACTCAGAAGGTGAAATGTGCGGTAACTACAATTCAGGCGGTCATGGCGACGGTAAAGATATCTACGACCTCGTTGAATGGATGGCTGAGCAGGATTGGTGCGATGGTAACATCGGGATGATCGGTATTTCATACTTTGCCTCGGTTCAAATTTTAGGTGCAGCGGAGCAGCCGCCCCACTTAAAAGCAATCTTCGCTAACGGAGGACACTTCGATCTTTATGAACTTTGCTATCATGGCGGGATTATGTGGTTAATGCCTCGTGCTTCTCGTGAAGGTCGCGGTGGCGACAGCGGTAACGCCTTTAATAACGTAGCTAGTAAGAGTTCGAAAGTTTTTTCGCCAGAGGAGCTCAAAGAAAAGACACTTGAGCGGTTAAATGACCCGGATATCGCCCATTGGTCAGATTTCGTTCACCTTTTACATTATCAGGATCGTCATGAATTATGGATGGATTACTTATTAAATCCACTTGATGGACCATTCTGGCAAGAAAACAGTGCGATACAAGTGGCACATAAAGTACAAATCCCCACTTACTTCCAAGCAAAATGGG from Neobacillus sp. FSL H8-0543 includes:
- a CDS encoding cupin domain-containing protein — encoded protein: MEEKKDFFKSKLVQDFTKDIRQYNLGPLWEAIPELMHHQPEPHAQAYLWKWDLLEKKLMEAAQIFTPERGGERRAIYLQNPGLDYRQPWGWASTSQTLYAAVQLLQPGEVAPSHRHTQNALRFITHGEGAYSIVEGERIFMQEGDFVITPKNLWHGHGHLGTEPMIWMDVLDIPTVYMLGGTFFESYPDKIQLPEVPDNYTAQRYEGGMVRPISDRHPKTAPLGAYKWNQTLRAIEGLSRFEPDPYDGYAVEFINPSTGQTANPNIGAWIQKLPEGYHSKAHRHTHSTIYQVFKGSGYSIINGVRFDWSKGDYFIIPNWAVHEHVALEETYFFSVNDLPIMEKFELEREQAYESNNGYQETKKEFKPVLV
- a CDS encoding FAD-dependent monooxygenase, producing MGNQEKEILVIGGGIGGLATALGAAEVGQKTMVLESAPQFGEIGAGIQMGPNAMAVLDRFGLADEIEKYAVFPKRLVLKDVYTAKELSVLDLGDEFKAKYGYPYIVLHRSDLHRVLLEACEKNPSITLVNNQFVETVVESENGVTVTNSNGEQFTGKAVIGADGLRSKTRKYFSDDQPICSHYVAYRGTIHISEISSDANMDDVIMWIGPNLHVVQYPVRRGELYNQVVVFKSNNYKEDSDDWGTPEEMDQVFEGCHPLVETALSFIQRQIRWPMYDREPIANWTKGNITLLGDAAHPMLQYLAQGGCQALEDASYLADMLKEHGENFHQAFLAYQEERIPRTARVQRSARTWGGIIHATDPISILLRNTLLEKKEAKEFEMIDWLYGYKKHLEKVNS
- a CDS encoding phosphotriesterase, translating into MLDNLHNKNTSVARTVLGLVPADELGVVLIHESLLSVVPGAEYAPEINMDKSEIFDILKRKLTEFRRVGGKTIVDRSGMFHGRDVKLYETLSKTTGVHIVASTGLGPEPMLSGYFITPQKNPPTPWSAEQFANLFAKEVTEGIVVPRIERSGLAGIVTSIASQSGITEKETNLYRGSAQAALATGVPVSVQYGEDAVNDLEILLAEGIEPSRVIIGGLDRLDAARRGEAFAVARRGAMVALDHVGWATSEGYVNDEQRVLLIIELLNEGLGDSLLISTNAVGVAKGHQAKDISYDYLLKTFVPLLQKAGVTDEQVRTLLEVNPQRVLTVGTAVGAEKESVGIAKKN
- a CDS encoding phosphotriesterase; the protein is MGKVNTVLGPIPTEDLGIIAVHEHIGFGLPGCDLDTQWWKKPEEAFEVTIEKLRRFREHGGKTFVDCTGIGNGRDVEYFQVLSRRTGVHIIAVTGFVAGDSALPYFRDKSVEYLMDLFIHEITVGIDGTGAKAGAIKVGVSRGGKLSELDKRIYRAAARAALKTGVPIITHLCVDAQTAIAIFDEEGLSLDRVLMGHADDGGYLDEERDNLIAKHGGWVGFDTIGYDSEMEGAPYWSRPRQDRVDHFLRFLDKGFVDTALISADANCCALGWPGLKGHSVNYLFEEFLPDLRKAGVSEEVIEQLLVHNPTRFLTMQEPQDLKPLLGSTMQESR
- a CDS encoding thiolase domain-containing protein; this encodes MTIKGRAFIAGAFEHPTRKAPDKSVAALHAECAKGALEDAGLSLADVDGYFCAGDAPGGVLSMVDYLGINVRHFDGTDIGGSSYIAHVSHAAQAIAAGKCNVALITMAGRPRSEGRSGVKQKLVGANVPDTPFELPFGPTAVNEYAMATMRHMHEYGTTSEQLAWVKVAATHHAQYNPNAMLRDLVTVEDVLTSPMIADPLHRLDCCVVSDGGGALVVVSPEIAKSLKRPLVRVVGAGEAPKGLLGGKTDLTYSGAIWSGPRAFKEAGVTPQDIKYASIYDSFTITVLMQLEDLGFCKKGEGGRFVADGNLISGIGKLPINTDGGGLNNNHPASRGGIVKVIEAVRQLRGEAHPQVQVENCDLALAHGTGGGLASRHGSSTLIMERV
- a CDS encoding OB-fold domain-containing protein, which gives rise to MGTTYQDRMMTVPEIHPEHKEYWDAAAEGRLLIKQCDSCREYHYYPRVLCPFCSSDKTSWVEAIGTGSIYTYSVMRRGVPYAIAFVELDEGPRMMTNIVDCDLDTVHINQKVKVAFKQSGDQDHPGPFIPCFTPIKGY